One genomic region from Osmerus eperlanus chromosome 6, fOsmEpe2.1, whole genome shotgun sequence encodes:
- the map3k4 gene encoding mitogen-activated protein kinase kinase kinase 4 isoform X3, translated as MKRMSGKHQRNSQGRSAGRSPNKDKPDPTSPLTQRSRDRESPRPSEPPEEHSYKQGKKQRSAKRSTDRDIKKTFEGSFMLDPLSRPSPFGALSMDPRKPYLSLGQLPVSMPHALAPRPHRQTSRSDCPADRLKFFETLRLLLKLTSMSSKKKEKEQRGLENSAFMGQNNEVVWLELQAWHAHRSVHDQDLFLYTARQAIPDIIREVLHFKVDYHSLSPCSTQLEAGAEEPGLVERGGQDIPSPDSEPWPGSSPAAGPSEGSRVGVDPWGFSASPSPSLDVAAPLGPGQGCREHLQRQRLAFQQVKRVMELLESVEALFPSLQALQKDYDKYAARDFQGRVQALCLWLNITQDLNQKLRVMATVLGLRNLSRIVWPVFEIPSPRCSSGNEEDQEEDEDEENDSTATFTADSEGEERDAGEEGGELSPCLTPKFTSLLSEEEFLPAGGEAGAGGSVEAGAGEARAGEAGEGTARGSAEAGAGEAGAGGQYCSTAIYRPFVDKALKQMGLRKLILRLHKLMDRSLQRARAALLSHTPALEFADFPDPMLYSDYLPELSRHLSCEDPGRPDLDADQVSWGELLDMDLPSFRPAFLVLCRVLLNVIHECLKLRLEQRPAGEPSLLSIKQLVRECKEVLKGGLLMKQYYQFMLRGVVTNAQGLQTNANIDEFEEDLHKMLVVYFDYMHSWIQMLQQLPQASHSLKNLLEEEWNFTKVITPYIRGGEAQSGKLFCDIAGMLLKSTGEFLDAGLQKSGDEFWGSGEDETSNVSDEIRRSVIETSRSLKELFHEARERASKALGFAKMLRKDLEIAADFSITSGVSSLLDALMERNYVKVQIPGLEELEVFVPSVLMEQRPLILQLLHAAAGKDCSKEPEEQSQDEAYLLMSKPGAWGSPGEAGWAQWGGQTIKLVPQVETVDTLRAMKVDNLLLIVMQSAHLVAQRKAFQLAMEDVLSLSREQTSSQPLIACALEQLKNEALQLCIRISLAIDQVEFMFTSEFQAEVDESECSTLQQYYREAMIQGYNFAFEYHKEVVRLMSGEFRQRIGERYISFARKWMNYVLTKCESGRGTRPRWATQGFDFLQAIEPAFISALPEDDFLNLQALMNECIGHVIGKPHSPVTGMYIASRNSPRPVKVPRCHSDPPNPNLFIANAEGFSSRSLPCDLRTQLWPPGPRPAPAPPGPAGDPSHPKPPGGTTPTSDLRGCNLHESDRLSSVAAELQFKSLSRHSSPTEDREEPSYPKGDPSSTARRSWELRTFLSQSKDTAARQNPMESVRSSIRSFEEKRYAVMKQRNIIGQVCHTPKSYDNVMHVGLRKVTFKWQRGNKIGEGQYGKVYTCINVDTGELMAMKEIRFQPNDHKTIKETADELKIFEGIKHPNLVRYFGVEVHREEMYIFMEYCDEGTLEEVSRLGLQEHVIRLYSKQITTAINVLHEHGIVHRDIKGANIFLTSSGLIKLGDFGCSVKLKNNAQTMPGEVNSTMGTAAYMAPEVITRAKGEGHGRAADIWSLGCVLIEMVTGKRPWHEYEHNFQIMYKVGMGHKPPIPDKLSREGKDFLSHCLESEPKRRWTASMLLDHPFVKVCTDEE; from the exons ATGAAGCGCATGTCAGGGAAACACCAGAGGAACAGCCAGGGCCGCTCGGCTGGACGCTCCCCCAacaagg acaAGCCAGACCCCACCAGCCCCTTAACCCAGAGGTCCCGGGACAGGGAGAGCCCTCGTCCGTCGGAGCCCCCGGAGGAGCACAGCTACAAGCAGGGGAAGAAGCAGCGCTCCGCCAAGCGCTCCACGGACAGAGACATCAAGAAGACCTTCGAAGGCTCCTTCATGCTGGACCCGCTGTCCAGGCCCAGCCCCTTCGGAGCCCTCAGCATGGACCCCAGGAAGCCCTACCTGAGCCTGGGCCAGCTGCCTGTCAGCATGCCCCACGCCCtggccccccggccccaccgCCAGACCTCGCGCTCCGACTGCCCCGCCGACCGCCTCAAGTTCTTCGAGACGCTGCGCCTGCTCCTCAAGCTCACCTCCATGTCGtccaagaagaaggagaaggagcagcGCGGCCTGGAGAACTCGGCCTTCATGGGCCAGAACAACGAGGTGGTGTGGCTGGAGCTGCAGGCCTGGCACGCCCACCGCTCGGTCCACGACCAGGATCTCTTCCTCTACACTGCCCGCCAGGCCATCCCCGACATCATCAGGGAGGTGCTGCACTTCAAGGTGGACTACCACAGCCTCAGCCCCTGTAGCACACAGCTGGAGGCCGGGGCAGAAGAACCAGGACTAGTGGAGAGAGGCGGTCAGGACATCCCCTCCCCAGATAGTGAACCCTGGCCGGGCAGCTCTCCAGCCGCGGGCCCCTCGGAGGGCAGCCGTGTGGGGGTGGACCCGTGGGGCTTCAGCGCCAGCCCGTCCCCATCGCTTGATGTGGCGGCCCCGCTGGGCCCGGGGCAGGGCTGCCGGGAGCACCTGCAGAGGCAGCGGCTGGCCTTCCAGCAGGTGAAGAGGGTCATGGAGCTTCTGGAGTCTGTGGaggccctgttcccctccctgcagGCCCTGCAGAAGGACTACGACAAGTACGCCGCCAGAGACTTCCAG ggcAGGGTGCAGGCTCTCTGTCTATGGCTCAACATCACCCAGGACCTCAACCAGAAGCTGCGTGTCATGGCAACCGTGCTGGGCCTCAGAAACTTGTCCCGGATTGTCTGGCCCGTCTTCGAGATCCCCTCTCCCCGCTGTTCCAGCGGCAACGAGGAGGAtcaagaggaggacgaggacgaggagaacGACTCGACCGCCACCTTCACGGCCGACAGCGAGGGCGAGGAGCGAGacgcgggggaggaggggggggagctgtCGCCCTGCCTCACGCCCAAGTTCACCAGCCTGCTGTCCGAGGAGGAGTTCCTGCCTgcggggggggaggcgggggcggGAGGCTCGGTGGAGGCGGGGGCTGGGGAGGCGAGGGCTGGGGAGGCGGGGGAAGGGACGGCGAGAGGCTCGGCGGAGGCGGGGGCTGGAGAGGCGGGGGCTGGGGGACagtactgctccactgccatcTACCGGCCGTTTGTGGACAAGGCCCTGAAGCAGATGGGCCTGCGCAAGCTGATCCTCAGGCTGCACAAGCTGATGGACCGATCCCTGCAGCGGGCCAGAGCCGCCCTGCTCAGCCACACTCCTGCcctggag TTTGCAGACTTCCCAGACCCCATGTTGTACAGTGACTACCTGCCGGAGCTATCCAGGCACCTGTCCTGTGAGGATCCAGGCCGGCCCGACCTGGACGCTGACCAG gtgTCGTGGGGGGAGCTGCTGGACATGGACCTGCCCTCGTTCCGTCCCGCCTTCCTGGTTCTCTGCAGAGTTCTGCTGAACGTCATCCACGAGTGTCTCAAACTGCGTCTGGAACAGAGGCCCGCCGGGGAACCCTCTCTGCTCAGCATCAAGCAG ctggtgcGCGAGTGTAAGGAGGTGCTGAAGGGGGGGCTGCTGATGAAGCAGTACTACCAGTTCATGCTGAGGGGCGTGGTCACCAACGCCCAGGGCCTGCAGACCAACGCCAACATCGATGAGTTTGAAGAAGATCTGCACAAAATGCTGGTG gTGTACTTTGACTACATGCACAGCTGGATCCAGATGCTGCAGCAGCTGCCCCAGGCGTCCCACAGCCTGAAgaacctgctggaggaggagtggaactTCACCAAGGTCATCACCCCCTacatcagaggaggagaggcccaGTCCGGCAAGCTCTTCTG CGACATTGCCGGCATGCTGCTGAAGTCTACAGGGGAGTTCCTGGACGCGGGGCTGCAGAAGAGTGGAGACGAGTTCTGGGGCAGCGGAGAGGACGAGACGAGCAACGTGTCGGACGAGatcag GCGGTCGGTCATCGAGACCAGCAGGTCTTTGAAAGAGCTGTTCCatgaggccagggagagagcaTCCAAAGCTCTGGGCTTTGCCAAGATGCTccgcaag gatCTGGAGATAGCAGCAGACTTCAGCATCACCAGTGGGGTGTCCAGTCTCCTGGATGCTCTCATGGAAAGAAACTATGTCAAG gtccagatcccggggctggaggagctggaggtgttTGTCCCCAGCGTACTGATGGAGCAGCGCCCGCTGATCCTGCAGCTGCTCCATGCCGCCGCAGGGAAGGACTGCAGCAAGGAGCCGGAGGAGCAGAGCCAGGACGAGGCCTACCTGCTGATGAGCAAGCCCGGAGCCTGGGGCTCGcctggggaggcaggctgggcgcAGTGGGGGGGCCAGACCATCAAACTGGTGCCCCAGGTGGAGACGGTAGACACACTCAGGGCCATGAAG GTGGATAACCTGCTCCTGATCGTGATGCAGTCGGCCCACCTGGTGGCCCAGAGGAAGGCCTTCCAGCTGGCCATGGAGGACGTGCTGTCCCTCAGCCGAGAGCAGACCTCCAGCCAGCCTCTCATAGCCTGCGCCCTGGAGCAGCTCAAG aacGAGGCTCTCCAGTTGTGTATAAGGATCAGCTTGGCCATCGACCAGGTGGAGTTCATGTTCACGTCGGAGTTCCAGGCGGAGGTGGACGAGTCGGAGTGCTCCACCCTGCAGCAGTACTACCGGGAGGCCATGATCCAGGGCTACAACTTCGCTTTCGAG TACCACAAGGAGGTCGTCCGCCTGATGTCTGGAGAGTTCCGCCAGAGGATCGGAGAGCGCTACATCTCCTTCGCCAGGAAGTGGATGAACTACGTCCTGACAAAGTGTGAGAGCGGACGTGGGACCAGACCCAG GTGGGCCACTCAAGGCTTCGACTTCCTCCAGGCCATCGAGCCCGCCTTCATCTCAGCCCTGCCTGAGGACGACTTCCTG AACCTTCAGGCGTTGATGAATGAGTGCATTGGTCATGTGATTGGCAAGCCCCACAGCCCAGTCACTGGCATGTATATAG cctctagGAATAGCCCTCGACCCGTCAAGGTACCTCGTTGCCATAGTGACCCACCCAATCCCAACCTGTTTATTGCCAATGCCGAGGGATTCAG TTCCAGGAGTTTACCATGTGACCTGCGGACCCAGCTGTGGCCCCCCGGCCCCAggccagcccccgcccccccaggccCTGCTGGGGACCCCAGCCACCCCAAACCACCTGGTGGCACCACCCCCACCAGTGACCTCAG GGGCTGTAATCTCCATGAGAGCGACCGTCTGTCCTCGGTGGCTGCTGAGCTGCAGTTCAAGTCTCTTAGTCGTCACTCCAGCCCCACGGAGGACAGGGAAG AGCCCTCGTACCCAAAGGGAGACCCCAGCAGCACAGCACGCAGGAGCTGGGAACTCCGCACCTTCCTCAGCCAATCAAAAG acACGGCCGCCCGTCAGAACCCCATGGAGTCGGTGCGTAGCTCGATCCGCTCCTTTGAGGAGAAGCGCTACGCCGTCATGAAGCAGCGCAACATCATCGGCCAGGTGTGCCACACCCCCAAGTCCTACGACAACGTCATGCACGTGGGCCTGCGCAAGGTCACCTTCAAATGGCAGAGGGGCAACAAGATAG GTGAGGGCCAGTATGGGAAGGTGTACACCTGTATCAATGTGGACACAGGAGAGCTCATGGCCATGAAGGAG ATCCGCTTCCAACCCAACGACCACAAGACCATCAAGGAGACGGCAGATGAACTGAAGATCTTCGAGGGCATCAAGCACCCCAACCTGGTCCGCTACTTTGGAGTGGAGGTCCACCGG GAGGAGATGTATATCTTCATGGAGTACTGTGACGAGGGCACCCTGGAGGAggtgtccaggctggggctTCAGGAGCACGTCATCCGCCTCTACAGCAAGCAGATCACCACGGCGATCAACGTGCTGCACGAGCACGGCATCGTGCACCGAGACATCAAAG GAGCAAACATCTTCCTGACGTCGTCGGGCCTGATCAAGCTGGGTGACTTCGGCTGCTCGGTGAAGCTGAAGAACAACGCCCAGACCATGCCTGGAGAGGTGAACAGTACCATGGGCACCGCAG CATACATGGCCCCGGAGGTGATCACACGGGCGAAGGGCGAGGGTCACGGCCGTGCAGCCGACATCTGGAGCCTGGGCTGTGTCCTCATTGAGATGGTCACCGGCAAG aggCCATGGCATGAGTACGAGCACAACTTCCAGATCATGTACAAGGTGGGCATGGGCCACAAGCCGCCCATCCCTGACAAGCTGAGCCGGGAGGGGAAGGACTTCCTGTCCCACTGCCTGGAGAGCGAGCCCAAGCGCCGCTGGACCGCCAGCATGCTGCTCGACCACCCCTTCGTCAAG gtgtgcaCAGATGAGGAGTGA